In the Oreochromis aureus strain Israel breed Guangdong linkage group 14, ZZ_aureus, whole genome shotgun sequence genome, one interval contains:
- the LOC116316390 gene encoding dehydrogenase/reductase SDR family member 11-like, with translation MERWQGRVALVTGASVGIGAAIAVELVRLGMKVVGCARDVGKIQKLAAECQSAGHPGVLVPFKCDLSKEEEILSMFAAIKEQHKGVDVCINNAGLAHPEQLLNGKTNSWKNMMNVNVLALSICTREAYQSMKERNVDDGHIINLNSVCGHHVLPVADLHFYTATKYAVTALTEGLRQELRAEKTHIRATCISPGLVDTEFASRLHSDNPEKKDGIYAAYKSLEAKDIVSAIAYVLSAPPHVQIGDIHIEAV, from the exons ATGGAGCGCTGGCAGGGAAGAGTGGCTCTGGTGACCGGCGCCTCGGTTGGGATTGGGGCGGCTATAGCGGTAGAGCTGGTCCGGCTCGGTATGAAAGTGGTGGGCTGCGCCAGGGACGTCGGGAAAATCCAG aaactgGCAGCAGAGTGTCAGAGCGCCGGCCACCCTGGTGTTTTGGTCCCATTCAAGTGTGACTTGAGCAAAGAGGAAGAGATTCTGTCCATGTTCGCAGCGATCAAGGAGCAGCACAAAGGTGTGGACGTGTGCATCAACAACGCTGGCTTGGCTCACCCAGAGCAGCTCCTAAACGGCAAAACCAACAGCTGGAAGAACATGATGAAT GTGAACGTTCTTGCACTGAGCATCTGCACACGGGAAGCTTATCAGTCAATGAAAGAGAGAAACGTGGACGATGGGCACATTATAAATCTCAACAG CGTGTGTGGACATCACGTCTTACCTGTTGCTGATCTGCATTTCTACACTGCCACCAAGTATGCTGTGACTGCTCTGACTGAGGGCCTGAGACAGGAGCTGCGTGCTGAAAAGACCCATATCCGAGCCACG tgcatttcTCCTGGTTTAGTGGACACAGAATTTGCATCACGGCTCCACAGTGACAATCCCGAGAAAAAAGATGGGATATATGCTGCGTATAAG TCTTTGGAAGCAAAAGATATCGTCAGTGCTATCGCATATGTGCTCAGTGCCCCTCCTCATGTTCAG ATTGGAGACATTCACATTGAAGCTGTGTAG
- the LOC120443504 gene encoding dehydrogenase/reductase SDR family member 11-like isoform X2 translates to MKQLMKLAAECQSAGHPGVLVPFKCDLTKEEEILAMFAAIKEQHKGVDVCINNAGLSHPEPLLSGKTSGWKNIMDVNVLALSICAREAYQSMKERNVDDGHIININSLCGHHVYDFADLHFYTATKYAVTALTEGLRQELRAEKSHIRATSISPGLVVTEFVSRANNPDQVAGIYAAYKALQAKDLASAVTYVLSAPPHVQIGELLLEAIQEAAFVAPATPGPGLSSH, encoded by the exons ATGAAGCAGCTGATG AAACTGGCAGCAGAGTGTCAGAGCGCCGGCcatcctggtgttttggttccTTTCAAGTGTGACTTGACCAAAGAGGAGGAGATTCTGGCCATGTTTGCAGCGATCAAAGAGCAGCACAAAGGTGTGGACGTGTGTATCAACAATGCTGGCTTATCTCATCCAGAGCCACTGCTAAGTGGCAAAACCAGCGGCTGGAAGAACATCATGGAT GTGAACGTTCTTGCCCTGAGCATCTGTGCACGTGAAGCTTATCAGTCAATGAAAGAGAGAAACGTGGATGATGGGCACATCATAAACATAAACAG CTTGTGTGGACATCATGTCTATGATTTTGCTGATCTACATTTCTACACCGCCACCAAGTATGCTGTAACTGCTCTGACTGAGGGCCTGAGACAGGAGCTGCGTGCTGAAAAGAGTCATATCCGAGCCACA AGCATTTCTCCTGGTTTAGTGGTGACAGAATTTGTATCACGGGCCAACAATCCTGATCAAGTGGCTGGCATATATGCTGCATataag GCTCTGCAAGCAAAAGATCTTGCCAGTGCTGTCACGTACGTCCTCAGTGCCCCTCCTCATGTTCAG ATTGGAGAACTTCTGCTTGAAGCTATACAGGAAGCAGCTTTTGTTGCCCCAGCAACCCCAGGACCAGGCTTGTCTTCACATTAA